From a single Candidatus Izimaplasma bacterium HR1 genomic region:
- the inlA_1 gene encoding Internalin-A precursor, with the protein MKRIFRPLLVFLLLIVVFFASACSRNAENEHLPEYCQTYSGFTSFASKDFYDLLIDSGISINRSDYFDAISVISLTFEVDEPNRSIDLSGIQCFQNLTDISLTGQSFKDLSPISALSNIQSIELIGTNVVSIDSFKNLSKIKSLEISDTRTLQSVDGVEEMTKLTHLDLSNNGIVDIFGLNNLINLRTLYLNDNEIIEFPSINNLEFLEILDISDNNINVLGDDLSGLSNLRTLNAENNEICDLSTLDDLVSLETLILSNNDLGCGGIGVSPNFESLENAPNLIELRLDNNDLTSIEGLRGRDISLTTLYLNDNNLTDITPIAEYTDIIELYLDNNNISSINDLSGMTGLTSIDLSHNSIVDISDLMSIENVEIINLSFNNIVIIPDISAAWGSLTTLDLSSNVLTDTSGVSGHPTLESLILYNNGLTELSGINELPNLDNLVIFDAELEALLEPGDVFPNTITVIRDSFTNVPELPLQAGDNIFDFGFEVEDNLQIYNSINGLTDIATIRFEDMNIALIDELSINIPGLTSIYVENNNLTDIRFILGNPNLERLDISGNPVANLQVISGLSTTDLDNLEEIDASDISADNDIVDAFIDLPSILNINLANTQIVSIDNSFNDLATLNLITFDSDSLETITDSFNNIFATYNSSNIFALDAGKIGVISGSFNNGHYHRIDLKDQITTIITTSITDSFNNLVIENSSGVDLSGSNFETITNSFNNLETSLLLLNDSNVYTITNSFVSSTIDGLNLGENYLQTVPSLDQATSIETLLIYSNLLNTLSFLDGIPGVITLNISDQTTKDTHTATLVSIDGINNMPTLTTLLHANIGVSQIDGLKNIGISEFILSFSDNNDILVDTISATSFTGTDLTELDLGGHQFTDVTFLDNVDNLVYLTIGIDLADLSDFSGQDFELTLVHLTIENLQSITDFVYLSEYDEIINLTIESSLTTTLNNLDGLDKLANLTFDFSQITSIIDSFNNLPDYNPDNDYLVDNYTSLVAITNSFDIYGTASHYDAVEIPASITVTNSFNNLIIVTISTNELDLTPNFDTLSFDNIEEIILIYGDYSSFTFLNGYTLLTDVTIANLNVNIIDLANDSIELLHIISADNAVDTITVDLNANATVNLSSFRTGTITFNTDALSYDVTALNADIVINTSVASLNLSVDVDDLTLNASNVTAIDLNNYQTTNTIFNTDALIDLTRNTTFEVNATTFTINSTVISPSYSTRAANLIINNNIATSYTITVSGGKVTINNTQAVITVNANSTELEISQDTLTDLTLNGSIGIVDISSTNIDNLLGSASITTLNLSTSVASIVVSNNSITTLILTDNNITTLDLSTSGADVELYTTNNQPLSGTVISDVFTLNANNISSVIIETGSNINSLQLSNNNSLDTVNYNDASIQFINIDTNQTTINITGTTFTNITLDGASYTNIVIDASLAFVVVNSSGTVVNANLKVDEITFDNTSLVTLNLNALSVLDEITISNSSSFTTFNSNDVDLSFISFESTETIIVIDATNVGLIGLNGDNFTDVTIDAGDGIVNMNSNNSLPLNLDIISSNFSLLGDTSSITFLGTTDIDTFGVTDLSLTSITSNTANIDTMNIDTSSANLNVSGSNIQTFIIDTYITSLDLILSSTTDVTISSETGVDVTTNTNEITLTASGDSNITSSTLGTIDFDLSTNDLELILNKANLSFSLDGTANQVTLNGTDIDNLDALATTNIVTLVLNTLNVSSLDFTTGNINELVFNTNLNDVSITGDELNTIIVNGDNLNSLTVNSTALSSELTVNSTNGSLDLNGSTSTVLIDNDSLTSLNIDDYTTTDLTLQANSLTSFDDGTSVSSTLSITTNQGVFTLTSDAQAINYSGLTTGTLNLISTNTGNIDTNTETLDLDVTNADIYVSGTNLIQITGNVVSLHFGVSTGTLTLELVATGFVDINGNNITTLQVNSPSNIDTLSVGSTSVSLIDTNDATISQLNYSGSFTNITITTKSDSLNINTSGNAEVTLEYEGATALTLNANLSNELILDIVNSNQLTITGSIAVLEIGGDSLDTITTTSLTVLTSLTMNGTPIDDLEFISNEVLGNIDTITINTLSVSNIETIMAKLDGTSITLVSPLVDNDIYDFYYDEEYTRLYNLETSNNARYDAFRTTAINEAWAEILTNQYMDHLDETLTKAEIDAQIYQSVQDYYEDYLDDAGINPLDVTPTEETNIKNAIQATLDDALLTLIIGDIYVLVLTSIEEDADTFAIAQQANKTFTLS; encoded by the coding sequence ATGAAAAGAATCTTTAGACCTTTATTAGTATTTTTACTACTAATAGTAGTGTTTTTCGCAAGTGCTTGTAGTAGGAATGCTGAAAATGAACATCTACCTGAATATTGCCAAACATATTCCGGTTTTACGAGTTTTGCTAGTAAGGATTTTTATGATTTATTAATCGATAGTGGAATCAGTATTAATCGTTCTGATTATTTTGATGCTATTTCTGTCATTAGTTTAACTTTTGAAGTTGATGAACCTAATAGAAGTATTGATTTAAGTGGTATTCAGTGTTTCCAAAATCTAACAGATATTTCACTAACTGGACAAAGTTTTAAAGATTTAAGCCCAATTAGTGCTCTAAGCAATATACAAAGTATTGAATTAATTGGAACAAATGTAGTAAGCATTGACAGTTTTAAAAATTTGAGTAAAATTAAATCTTTAGAAATTTCTGATACACGTACCTTACAAAGTGTCGATGGTGTAGAAGAAATGACTAAACTAACCCATCTAGATTTATCTAACAACGGTATTGTAGATATTTTCGGACTCAATAATTTGATTAATTTAAGAACACTATATTTAAACGACAATGAGATTATCGAATTCCCATCAATAAACAATCTAGAATTCCTAGAAATACTAGATATAAGTGATAACAATATCAACGTTTTAGGTGATGATTTAAGTGGATTAAGCAATTTAAGAACTCTGAATGCAGAAAATAATGAAATCTGTGATTTGTCCACTTTGGACGATCTTGTAAGTTTAGAAACATTGATTCTTAGTAATAATGATTTAGGTTGTGGTGGTATTGGTGTCAGTCCTAACTTTGAAAGTTTAGAAAATGCGCCAAATCTAATAGAACTACGTCTTGATAACAATGATTTAACTTCTATCGAAGGATTAAGAGGCAGAGATATCAGTTTAACCACATTGTATTTGAATGATAATAATTTAACTGATATAACACCAATAGCAGAATATACAGATATCATTGAGTTATACTTAGATAATAATAATATAAGTAGTATAAACGATTTATCGGGAATGACAGGATTAACAAGTATTGATTTATCCCATAATAGTATTGTTGATATCAGTGATTTAATGAGTATTGAGAATGTTGAAATAATTAATCTATCATTTAATAATATCGTCATTATACCAGATATTAGTGCTGCATGGGGCAGTTTAACTACTTTAGACTTAAGTAGTAATGTCCTTACAGATACTTCAGGGGTTTCTGGACATCCAACATTAGAATCATTAATCCTTTACAATAATGGTTTAACTGAACTTTCAGGTATTAATGAGCTACCAAATCTAGATAATTTGGTAATATTTGATGCTGAATTAGAAGCGCTACTAGAGCCAGGGGATGTATTCCCGAACACAATTACAGTGATTAGAGATTCGTTTACTAATGTTCCTGAATTACCTTTACAAGCAGGAGATAATATCTTTGATTTTGGTTTTGAAGTTGAAGATAATTTACAAATATATAATAGTATCAATGGTTTAACAGATATAGCTACAATAAGATTTGAAGATATGAATATCGCTCTTATTGATGAATTATCTATAAACATACCTGGATTAACATCAATATATGTTGAAAACAATAATTTAACTGATATCAGATTTATCTTAGGTAATCCAAATCTTGAAAGATTAGATATTAGTGGGAACCCAGTTGCTAATCTACAAGTAATCAGTGGTTTATCGACAACGGATTTAGATAATTTAGAAGAAATAGATGCTTCAGATATAAGTGCTGATAATGATATCGTAGATGCTTTTATCGACTTACCAAGCATATTAAATATCAATTTAGCGAATACTCAAATTGTTAGTATCGATAATTCATTCAATGATTTAGCTACTTTAAATCTAATTACCTTTGATTCAGATAGTTTAGAAACAATAACTGATTCATTTAATAATATATTTGCAACTTACAATAGTAGTAATATATTTGCTTTAGATGCCGGTAAAATCGGTGTAATAAGCGGTTCATTTAATAATGGACACTATCATAGAATAGACCTAAAGGATCAAATTACAACCATTATTACTACATCAATAACTGATTCATTTAACAATTTAGTAATAGAGAATTCTTCAGGTGTTGATTTAAGTGGTTCTAACTTTGAAACAATAACTAATAGTTTTAACAATTTGGAAACAAGTTTATTATTACTTAATGATAGCAATGTATATACAATTACTAATTCGTTTGTATCAAGTACTATTGATGGACTTAATCTAGGAGAAAACTATTTACAAACAGTTCCTTCATTAGACCAAGCTACATCAATAGAAACTCTACTAATTTATAGTAATTTATTAAATACACTTTCATTCCTTGATGGGATACCAGGTGTTATAACATTAAATATCTCTGATCAAACTACAAAGGATACACATACAGCGACATTAGTAAGTATAGATGGTATTAATAATATGCCAACTCTTACTACTCTTCTACATGCCAATATTGGCGTAAGCCAAATAGATGGACTAAAAAATATCGGTATATCTGAGTTTATACTATCGTTTTCAGATAATAACGATATCTTAGTTGATACAATTAGCGCTACATCTTTTACTGGTACTGATTTAACGGAGTTAGATTTAGGAGGACATCAATTTACAGATGTTACTTTCTTAGATAATGTTGACAATTTGGTTTACCTGACAATAGGAATTGATTTGGCTGATTTGAGCGATTTCTCAGGACAAGACTTTGAATTAACTCTTGTACATTTGACGATTGAAAATCTCCAATCAATAACTGATTTTGTTTACCTAAGTGAATACGATGAGATTATAAATCTAACTATTGAATCTAGTCTAACTACAACATTAAATAACCTTGATGGATTAGATAAATTAGCAAATTTAACATTTGATTTTTCTCAAATCACATCAATTATAGATAGTTTTAATAATCTACCAGACTATAATCCAGATAATGATTATTTGGTTGACAATTATACTAGTCTTGTAGCAATTACGAATAGTTTTGATATATATGGTACAGCTTCTCATTATGATGCAGTTGAAATCCCTGCATCAATAACAGTAACAAATTCATTTAATAATCTTATCATTGTTACTATAAGTACAAACGAATTAGATTTAACACCTAATTTCGATACTCTAAGTTTTGACAATATAGAAGAGATAATCCTTATATATGGTGATTATTCTAGTTTTACGTTTTTAAATGGATATACATTACTAACAGATGTAACTATAGCTAATCTAAATGTAAATATTATTGATTTAGCAAATGATAGTATTGAGTTATTGCATATTATTTCTGCAGATAATGCAGTTGATACAATAACTGTTGATTTAAATGCTAATGCTACAGTTAATCTATCTTCATTTAGAACTGGTACTATTACCTTCAATACAGATGCACTGAGTTACGACGTTACTGCATTAAACGCTGATATCGTTATTAATACATCAGTTGCTTCGTTAAATCTATCAGTAGATGTTGATGATTTAACATTGAATGCTTCAAACGTAACTGCTATTGATCTTAATAATTATCAAACTACAAATACAATATTTAATACTGATGCACTAATTGATTTAACTAGAAACACAACCTTTGAAGTAAATGCTACAACATTTACTATCAATTCTACGGTTATTAGTCCTAGTTATTCTACAAGAGCAGCAAATTTAATAATTAACAACAACATTGCAACTTCCTATACAATAACTGTTAGCGGAGGAAAAGTTACAATAAACAATACACAAGCTGTTATAACGGTTAATGCAAATAGTACTGAATTAGAAATCTCACAGGATACATTAACTGATTTAACACTAAACGGAAGTATAGGTATTGTAGATATTTCATCAACTAATATAGATAACTTACTTGGTTCTGCTTCAATTACTACATTGAACTTATCAACAAGTGTTGCTTCTATAGTTGTATCTAATAACAGTATTACTACATTAATCCTCACAGATAATAATATAACGACATTAGATTTATCAACTAGTGGTGCGGATGTAGAGTTATATACAACAAACAATCAACCATTATCCGGTACTGTAATTTCAGATGTATTTACGTTAAACGCAAATAATATATCTTCAGTTATAATTGAAACTGGTTCAAACATAAATTCATTGCAGTTATCTAACAATAATTCACTGGATACTGTGAATTATAATGATGCAAGTATTCAATTCATTAATATTGATACAAATCAAACAACAATTAATATTACAGGAACAACATTCACAAACATTACTCTTGATGGTGCAAGTTATACCAATATAGTTATAGATGCAAGTCTAGCATTTGTAGTTGTTAATAGCTCAGGTACTGTCGTTAATGCTAATTTGAAAGTTGATGAAATCACATTTGACAATACATCTCTAGTTACACTAAATCTAAATGCATTAAGTGTATTAGATGAAATTACTATTAGTAATAGCTCTTCATTCACAACTTTCAATTCAAACGATGTAGATTTATCGTTTATCTCATTTGAATCAACAGAAACAATTATAGTTATAGATGCAACTAATGTTGGCCTAATTGGTTTAAATGGGGACAATTTCACAGATGTAACCATTGACGCAGGAGATGGTATAGTTAATATGAACTCAAATAACTCCCTGCCATTAAATCTTGATATTATTAGTTCTAACTTCTCATTATTAGGTGATACTTCAAGTATAACTTTCTTAGGAACCACTGATATTGATACATTTGGTGTTACTGATTTATCATTAACCAGTATCACATCTAATACAGCAAATATTGATACAATGAATATAGATACGTCTAGTGCAAACTTAAATGTTTCTGGCTCAAATATTCAAACATTCATTATTGATACATACATTACCTCATTAGATTTAATTTTATCTTCAACAACAGATGTTACAATTTCATCTGAAACAGGAGTAGATGTTACTACAAATACAAATGAGATTACTTTAACTGCTAGTGGAGATTCAAATATAACTAGTAGCACATTAGGTACTATTGATTTTGATTTAAGTACAAACGATTTAGAATTAATATTGAATAAGGCTAATTTAAGTTTCAGTCTAGATGGTACAGCTAATCAAGTAACTCTTAATGGAACTGATATTGATAACTTAGATGCACTAGCTACAACAAATATCGTGACTCTAGTGTTAAATACTCTAAATGTAAGTTCTCTAGATTTTACAACTGGAAATATTAATGAATTAGTGTTTAATACTAATTTGAATGATGTATCAATAACCGGAGATGAGTTAAACACAATTATAGTAAATGGAGATAACTTAAATTCTCTAACTGTAAATTCAACTGCCTTATCAAGTGAGTTAACTGTAAATTCAACTAATGGTTCACTTGATTTAAATGGTTCAACAAGTACGGTTTTAATAGATAATGATAGTTTAACCTCACTTAATATTGATGACTACACAACGACAGATTTAACATTGCAGGCAAATAGTTTAACTAGTTTTGACGATGGGACATCAGTATCTAGTACCTTATCAATAACTACAAACCAAGGAGTATTTACACTAACTTCTGATGCCCAAGCAATTAATTACTCTGGTTTAACAACAGGGACATTGAACTTGATAAGTACCAATACAGGTAATATTGATACAAACACAGAAACACTAGATTTAGATGTAACTAATGCTGATATCTACGTTTCAGGAACTAATCTTATTCAAATAACAGGAAATGTAGTATCTCTTCATTTTGGAGTATCTACAGGAACATTAACACTTGAATTGGTAGCAACTGGATTTGTTGATATAAATGGTAATAACATAACAACTCTGCAAGTGAATAGTCCATCAAACATTGATACATTGAGTGTTGGTTCGACTTCTGTATCTTTAATTGATACTAATGATGCGACAATATCTCAATTAAACTATTCTGGATCTTTTACAAACATCACAATAACTACAAAATCAGATTCACTTAATATAAATACATCAGGTAATGCTGAAGTTACTTTAGAATATGAAGGGGCAACTGCGTTAACCCTTAATGCTAACCTAAGTAATGAATTGATTCTTGATATAGTAAATAGTAATCAATTAACTATTACAGGAAGTATAGCAGTCCTTGAAATTGGTGGAGATAGCTTAGACACTATTACAACAACTTCATTAACAGTTCTAACATCGCTAACAATGAATGGTACACCAATTGATGATTTGGAATTCATTAGTAATGAAGTATTAGGGAATATAGACACAATAACGATTAATACATTAAGTGTTTCAAATATAGAAACTATTATGGCTAAACTAGATGGAACAAGTATTACACTTGTTAGTCCACTTGTTGATAATGATATATATGATTTCTATTATGATGAAGAATATACAAGATTATATAATTTAGAAACATCTAACAATGCACGTTATGATGCATTTAGAACAACTGCAATCAATGAAGCATGGGCAGAGATACTGACAAATCAATATATGGATCATTTAGATGAAACACTAACAAAAGCAGAAATTGATGCACAAATATATCAATCTGTACAAGATTATTACGAAGATTATCTTGATGATGCGGGAATTAATCCATTAGATGTTACACCAACAGAAGAAACAAATATAAAGAATGCAATTCAAGCAACTTTGGATGATGCATTATTAACACTTATAATAGGAGACATATATGTATTAGTACTTACTTCAATTGAAGAAGATGCCGATACATTTGCAATAGCACAACAAGCAAATAAAACATTCACATTAAGCTAG
- a CDS encoding ribosomal-protein-alanine N-acetyltransferase, which translates to MGITVRKMDLSDIPYVYQEELKIFGKSLGEKTLYNEIMYNDMSRYFIALVDGRRAGYVGSWLTLPNAEILNLFVSEKYRGLGIGRLLMDEVIIVCNDNEIENLTLEVRVSNLYAIKLYEGLGFKNAAIRKKYYENGEDALLMVLDLGVK; encoded by the coding sequence ATGGGTATTACAGTAAGAAAAATGGATCTAAGTGATATACCATATGTTTATCAAGAAGAATTGAAGATTTTTGGTAAATCTCTAGGGGAAAAGACTTTATACAACGAAATAATGTATAATGATATGTCTAGATACTTTATTGCTTTAGTCGATGGACGAAGAGCTGGATATGTTGGTAGTTGGTTGACACTACCAAACGCAGAAATTCTAAACCTTTTTGTTTCTGAAAAATATCGAGGTTTAGGTATTGGAAGACTCTTAATGGATGAAGTTATTATTGTATGCAATGATAATGAAATAGAAAATTTAACATTAGAAGTACGAGTAAGTAATTTATATGCAATAAAATTGTATGAAGGATTGGGTTTTAAAAATGCTGCAATAAGGAAGAAATACTACGAAAACGGTGAAGATGCCTTGTTAATGGTATTGGATTTAGGAGTGAAATAA